The sequence below is a genomic window from Sorangiineae bacterium MSr12523.
AATCCCACGACGGCCATCGCGTGCCTTGCCGAGAACATCGCGCAGCTTCCGGCCGATCGACCCGACGAGCGCGCGGCCGCCATCCTCGAGCAAACGCGGCGCATCGACGCCATCGTGCGAAACTTGCTCGGCTTCACGCGCACGGGTGCGGGCGCCGATGGTGTGCCTTCGGCGGCGCCAAGGGTGGCCGTGGGCCTTCTGCCCGTGGCGCCGCTGGTGGACGAGGCCATCACCCTGACGCGCATGGGGCGTGGCCGGAGTGGATTGCGCTTCGAGAATTTGTGCGACGTCAGCCTGGAGGTCCTCGCGGATCGGCAGCAGCTCGTGCAGGTCATGGTCAACCTGCTCACCAACGCGAGCGACGCCTCGCCCGAGGGTGGCCTGGTGGTGGTCGATGCGCAGCCGCAGGGTGAAAGCGTCGTTCTCTGCGTCGCCGATACGGGCACGGGCATCCACCCTGACATCGTCGACCGCATCGCGGAGCCGTTTTTCACGACGAAGGATGGCGCAGCGGGTGCCGGGCTCGGGCTTTCCGTGGTGTTTGCCATCGTGCGCGAGCACGGGGGCGACGTAACCTTGGAAACCGAATACGGTGTAGGAACGCGCGTGCTGGTTCGCTGGCCCAGCGCGCACACCCGTGGGAGCGCGACGAGATAAGGTGAACGTGTGACGCGATTGCTCCTGGTCGAAGACGAAGTGGTCATTCGTTCCGAGTTGTGCCGGTTTCTGTCTCGGCACGGCTACGAGGTGGCCGAGGCGGGATCGGCCGAGGAGGCCCTGGAGCGCGCAGATCTGGCCGGGGTGCAGTTGATCGTTGCGGACATGCGCCTGCCGGGCGCACCGGGCACGTGCCTCATCGAACGCGCCGGCGGGGTGCCGGTCCTCATCATGACCAGCTACGCGACCGTGCGCGGCGCCGTCGACGCGATGAAGCGTGGCGCCGTGGACTACATTTCGAAGCCGTTCGAGTTCGACGAGTTGCTTGCGACCATCGAGCGACTGATCGCGGGCGCGCAGCCACCGGCGCCGGGAAAATCGCGCCCGCCGCGGGAAGACCCCTTCGGATTGATCGGCGATTCGTCGGCGATGGAGGCCGTGCGTCAGCGCATTCGCCGCATCGCATCGAGCGACGCGACGGTGCTCGTGCTCGGTGCCTCCGGGACCGGTAAAGAGCTGGTGGCGCGCGCGCTCCACGAGCACGGGCATCGCGCGGCGCGTCCGATGGTGACGTTGAACTGCGCGGCGATCCCGGAGTCGCTCATCGAGTCGGAGCTCTTCGGGCACGAGCGCGGCGCCTTCACCGGCGCGACCTCGGCGTACGCAGGCCTTTTCAAGGCCGCGGACGGGGGCACCCTTTTCCTGGACGAGATTGGCGAACTTCCGCTCAATGCGCAGGCGCGCCTGCTTCGCGTGCTGCAGACCGGGGACGTGCGCCCCGTGGGCTCGTCGCGCACGCAGCACGTCGACGTGCGCCTCGTGGCCGCCACCCACCGCGATTTGGCGGCGGAGGTGAAAGAGGGAAAGTTCCGCGGTGATTTGTATTTTCGATTGCGGGTCCTGGAGGTGCGCCTTCCGAGCTTGCGCGAGCGGGAGGAC
It includes:
- a CDS encoding sigma-54 dependent transcriptional regulator, with translation MTRLLLVEDEVVIRSELCRFLSRHGYEVAEAGSAEEALERADLAGVQLIVADMRLPGAPGTCLIERAGGVPVLIMTSYATVRGAVDAMKRGAVDYISKPFEFDELLATIERLIAGAQPPAPGKSRPPREDPFGLIGDSSAMEAVRQRIRRIASSDATVLVLGASGTGKELVARALHEHGHRAARPMVTLNCAAIPESLIESELFGHERGAFTGATSAYAGLFKAADGGTLFLDEIGELPLNAQARLLRVLQTGDVRPVGSSRTQHVDVRLVAATHRDLAAEVKEGKFRGDLYFRLRVLEVRLPSLREREDDVLALAHAFIERACTKAGRPPLDLSEEAISVLRSHAFPGNVRELENAVERAVVLSDGGDIGPEHLGLDTAEDGGERASAAPSAEASLSLNDYFRKFVLENQDKLTEAELARRLGMSRKALWERRQRMNLPRKK